Sequence from the Egibacter rhizosphaerae genome:
GAACCGGGGACGGCTTCCGTCGTCGGTTCGCAATCGATCGTGTTCGACCGCTCCGAGGACGTGGTCGAGTCGCCGGTGTACGACCGCGCCTCCATGGAGGCCGGCAACGTAGTGAAGGGGCCCTGCATCATCGCGGACATGGGGTCCACGACCGTCGTGCCACCCACGGCCACAGGTGAGCTCGACGAATTCGGCAACCTGGTTATCCACGTGGAGGAGCAGGCTTCCCAGACGGCTCGGAGCGATCAGTGATGAACACGGTCCAGCAGATCGATCCGGTGCGGGTGGAGGTTGTGCGGCATGCGTTGATTGCCGCGGCGGAGGAGATGAAGACGAATCTGATGCGCACGGCGTATAACCCGATCATTTATGAGGTGTTGGACTTCAGTTGTGGGGTCTTTGATCGGGCGGGTCGGATGGTGGCGCAGGCCGATGGGTTGCCGATCTTCTTGGGCAATCTGGCGGTGGCGGTGCAGTGGGTGGTGCATGACGTGGGGGTGGAGTCGCTGCGGCCCGGCGATGTGTTCTTGATGAACGATCCGTATTTGACGGGTAATCATCTCAATGATGTCGCGGCGGTGGCGCCGGTGTTCTCCCGCGGCGGCGAGCTGTTGGGGTTCACGTCGACGCGGGCGCATTGGTTGGACATCGGCGGCAAGGACCCGGGCGGCAGTATCGACAGCACCGATGTGGTGCAGGAGGGACTGTGGTTCCGGTCGGTGCAGGTGTTGCGGGAGGGCCGCCAGGACGAGCACGTCACGCGCTTGATCGAGCACAACATTCGCTACACCAAGAACATGATGGGCGATCTGCGGGCGCAGACGGCGGCGGCCTTGTCGGGCGCAGCGCGGGTGGCCGAGATCTTCGGCCGGCATGGTCGCGACACCGTCGAGTCGGTGATCACGGTCATGCATCGGCAGGGCGAGCAGCGCACTCGGCAGGCGATCAGCGACATGCGCGACGGGGTGTACCGCGCGTCCTCGTGTCTTGATGACGATTGTTTGGGCAACGGGCCGTTGCCGGTGGAGGTCACCGCACAGGTACACGGCGATCAGCTGCACATCGATCTGCAGGGCTCGCATGCCCAGAACGTGGGACCGGTCAACTGCGGGCTCCCGGCGACGCTGGCGGCGTGCCGGATCGCGTTGAAGTGCCTGACCCATCCGCACACCCCCGCCACCGAAGGCGACTTCGCGCCCCTACACCTCGACTGCCCCGACGACAGCATGTTCAACGCCCAATACCCCGCCCCCACCTTCATGTACGGAACCCATCTGATCCTGCTTATTGACACGATCGTGAGCGCGCTGAGCGAGGCGATCCCGGAGCGGGTGGCCGCCGCGCACTACGGCAACCTGTCGGGGTTCTTCTTCGTGGGGACCGATCCGCGCAGTGGGGAGCTGTACATCCACCAGGAGCCCGAGAACGGGGGGTGGGGCGCCGGGCCGCACGGCGACGGGGAGTCAGCGATGATCTTCATCGCCGACGGGGACACGCGCAACATCCCGGCCGAGGTGATCGAGACCCGGTTCCCGTTGCGGCTGGAGCGCCACGAGCTCCGCCAGGACTCGGGCGGACCCGGACAGCACCGCGGTGGGCTGGGCATCGTGCGCGACTACCGGGTGCTGGACCACCACGCCGAGATGACCTGCATCATGGAGCGCCAACAATGCCCACCCTGGGGCCTCTTCGGGGGTGAGGCGGCTGCCCACTGTCGCACGGTCGCGCATCCGGGTACCGGGGCGGAGCAGGTCTATCAGAAGGGCATGCGGGTGCCGGTGGGCGCCGACGGGCTGGTCAGCATCCAAACCGGCGGCGGCGGCGGTTGGGGTCCACCCGCGCACCGCGACCCCGAGGCCGTGCGCCGC
This genomic interval carries:
- a CDS encoding hydantoinase B/oxoprolinase family protein; the protein is MNTVQQIDPVRVEVVRHALIAAAEEMKTNLMRTAYNPIIYEVLDFSCGVFDRAGRMVAQADGLPIFLGNLAVAVQWVVHDVGVESLRPGDVFLMNDPYLTGNHLNDVAAVAPVFSRGGELLGFTSTRAHWLDIGGKDPGGSIDSTDVVQEGLWFRSVQVLREGRQDEHVTRLIEHNIRYTKNMMGDLRAQTAAALSGAARVAEIFGRHGRDTVESVITVMHRQGEQRTRQAISDMRDGVYRASSCLDDDCLGNGPLPVEVTAQVHGDQLHIDLQGSHAQNVGPVNCGLPATLAACRIALKCLTHPHTPATEGDFAPLHLDCPDDSMFNAQYPAPTFMYGTHLILLIDTIVSALSEAIPERVAAAHYGNLSGFFFVGTDPRSGELYIHQEPENGGWGAGPHGDGESAMIFIADGDTRNIPAEVIETRFPLRLERHELRQDSGGPGQHRGGLGIVRDYRVLDHHAEMTCIMERQQCPPWGLFGGEAAAHCRTVAHPGTGAEQVYQKGMRVPVGADGLVSIQTGGGGGWGPPAHRDPEAVRRDVEAGYVSAHAAERDYHVVLDPHSLDIDPTPTNQRRADPTGSDA